The following proteins come from a genomic window of Gammaproteobacteria bacterium:
- a CDS encoding C45 family autoproteolytic acyltransferase/hydrolase: MSHPTHMDFTFHAFAEETPGPTWQQHFKNLWPAYRRWFLRYGEGDRPTYHESVQALRRHMPEFEAIYETMVDLAGGGDHAARFLAQYCPPPLFRGCSQAIYHADEIVMVRSYDYSPYVFDGLIMRSKFAQRQVIAMLDCMSGVLDGINDDGLAVSMSFGGREEFGEGFGISILLRYLLEFAGDVKEACELIKRVPVQGAYNIMLLDREANFETVELDAGRTPNFVGSRVATNHQADSSWPLYEEKVFTHARFQHLHNVTADREHTAAAFAREFLQFPLYQTRFGRGFGTLYDAAFFPQRNSCEYFWPHNSWAFNFRNFSARDYHIAFVDPEGYPPKSQAYGEVYTSQPVPVLKF, from the coding sequence ATGAGTCATCCAACCCATATGGATTTCACCTTCCACGCCTTCGCGGAAGAGACACCCGGACCAACCTGGCAACAGCATTTTAAAAACCTGTGGCCCGCTTATCGTCGCTGGTTTCTGCGCTACGGTGAAGGCGATCGACCCACTTATCATGAGTCGGTGCAAGCGCTTAGACGTCATATGCCCGAATTCGAAGCGATATACGAAACCATGGTCGACCTTGCCGGTGGCGGCGATCATGCGGCACGTTTCCTTGCCCAGTATTGCCCGCCGCCGTTATTTCGCGGCTGCTCGCAGGCGATTTATCACGCCGATGAGATCGTCATGGTGCGCAGCTACGATTATTCGCCCTACGTGTTTGATGGCCTGATCATGCGCAGCAAGTTCGCGCAGCGCCAGGTCATCGCCATGCTTGACTGTATGTCCGGGGTGCTCGACGGTATCAATGACGACGGGCTTGCGGTATCGATGTCATTTGGCGGTCGTGAAGAATTCGGCGAGGGCTTCGGGATTTCTATTCTGCTGCGCTATCTGCTCGAGTTTGCGGGCGATGTCAAAGAGGCCTGCGAGTTGATTAAAAGGGTTCCGGTCCAGGGTGCCTATAACATCATGCTGCTCGATCGCGAAGCTAATTTCGAAACTGTCGAACTTGATGCGGGTCGTACCCCGAACTTCGTCGGCAGCCGGGTCGCCACCAACCATCAGGCAGACAGTAGTTGGCCACTGTATGAAGAAAAGGTGTTTACCCACGCCCGATTCCAGCATTTGCATAACGTGACTGCGGATCGCGAACATACCGCTGCTGCGTTCGCCCGCGAATTCCTGCAGTTTCCACTCTACCAGACCCGATTTGGGCGTGGATTCGGTACCCTGTACGACGCCGCATTCTTCCCACAACGCAATTCCTGTGAATACTTCTGGCCGCACAATAGCTGGGCGTTCAACTTTCGAAATTTCAGCGCACGTGACTACCACATCGCCTTTGTCGATCCTGAGGGCTACCCGCCGAAGAGCCAGGCTTACGGCGAGGTATACACCAGCCAGCCGGTACCTGTTCTGAAGTTCTAA
- a CDS encoding aminotransferase class I/II-fold pyridoxal phosphate-dependent enzyme: protein MPDTGAPPNRKSRTTLDFYHSPTQLRFDTWNRLKEHTHRLAEKQLRKADVAALIKKTGDAMSVLQSIEDYTAFPSHEDFKLLWHLFEQQDFDLLSRVVSRIVRALTGGTYRSRQINLRVPTELEDKDEVNQYYDEERQQQRPYFELLFVDESGPEDVKRLRESLHALRRPEDQFIYDIVVVPSFEDALIAVLFNYNIQAVVIRYGFPLRSANHLEVLQRYLARIDESKYEEALGIERGPLLGNWLSELRPELDLYLVTDAAVEDIAGNVTQKFARIFYQQEDYLDLHLNVLRGIQARYQTPFFTALRRYSRQPTGVFHAMPISRGKSITKSHWIKDMVQFYGMNIFLAETSATSGGLDSLLQPHGPIKKAQELAARAFGAKRTYFVTNGTSTANKIVVQALVKPGDIILVDRDCHKSHHYGMVLSGAHVCYLDSYPLNNYSMYGAVPLKEIKRNLLLYKKAGLLHMVKMLLLTNCTFDGVVYNVKRVMEECLAIKPDLIFLWDEAWFAFAGFTPAYRRRTAMVTAKYLRAKYRSDDYAQQYAEHKERIAKLKDADLVDEPLLPDPDKVKIRVYATQSTHKSLTSLRQGSMIHVADQEFNHKVQEPFNEAFMTHTSTSPNYQILASLDIGRRQVELEGFEMVQKQIELAMAIRERVVSHPLLSRYFRFLNAKDMIPEEYRPSGIDCYFDKEKGWRNTRMEEAWAIDEFVIDLSRLTLYIGKTGVDGDTFKNEYLMDKYGIQINKTSRNTVLFMTNIGTTRSSVAFLIEVLVKIATDLEHEREDAGRVERKLIDNRVKSLSEDLPPLPDFSYFHAAFSPGAANKIKTSEGDIRSAFFLAYDDENCEYMTIDEKTIGVAMKSGRELVSASFVTPYPPGFPVLVPGQVVSEEILAFMRALDVKEIHGYNAEIGLQLFTEEALVKFQQ, encoded by the coding sequence ATGCCTGACACTGGCGCCCCTCCCAACAGGAAATCGCGGACTACGCTGGACTTTTATCATAGTCCCACACAACTGCGCTTCGATACCTGGAATCGACTCAAGGAACACACCCATCGCCTGGCCGAAAAACAGTTGCGCAAAGCGGATGTCGCTGCATTAATCAAGAAAACCGGCGATGCCATGTCCGTTTTGCAGAGCATCGAAGACTATACCGCTTTTCCATCACATGAAGATTTCAAATTGCTGTGGCATCTGTTCGAGCAACAGGATTTTGACCTGCTTTCGCGTGTAGTCTCGAGGATTGTGCGCGCATTAACCGGAGGCACTTATCGCTCACGGCAAATTAACCTGCGCGTGCCAACCGAGCTTGAGGACAAGGATGAGGTCAACCAGTACTATGACGAAGAGCGCCAGCAGCAGCGACCTTATTTCGAGCTACTGTTTGTCGATGAAAGCGGACCTGAGGACGTCAAGCGACTGCGTGAAAGCCTGCATGCACTACGACGCCCGGAAGATCAATTTATCTACGACATCGTCGTGGTGCCGAGTTTTGAAGATGCGCTGATTGCAGTCCTGTTTAACTACAATATCCAGGCAGTGGTGATTCGTTACGGATTTCCGCTGCGCTCGGCCAATCATCTCGAAGTTCTGCAACGCTACCTGGCGCGTATCGATGAATCGAAATACGAAGAAGCACTCGGCATCGAGCGTGGTCCGCTGCTCGGCAACTGGTTATCCGAACTGCGGCCGGAACTCGACTTGTACCTGGTTACCGATGCCGCAGTGGAAGATATTGCCGGAAATGTCACGCAAAAATTTGCACGCATCTTTTACCAGCAGGAAGACTACCTCGATCTGCATCTGAATGTCCTGCGGGGCATCCAGGCTCGTTACCAGACCCCGTTTTTTACCGCACTGCGCAGATACAGCCGACAACCCACCGGGGTATTCCACGCGATGCCGATATCGCGTGGCAAATCGATCACCAAGTCGCACTGGATCAAGGACATGGTGCAATTTTACGGCATGAATATATTTCTCGCCGAAACCTCGGCCACCTCGGGCGGACTCGATTCACTGCTACAACCGCATGGGCCGATCAAGAAAGCCCAGGAGCTGGCGGCCCGCGCGTTTGGCGCCAAGCGTACCTACTTCGTCACCAACGGTACCTCCACCGCGAACAAGATTGTGGTGCAGGCGCTGGTTAAACCGGGCGATATCATCCTGGTTGATCGCGATTGTCACAAGTCACATCACTATGGCATGGTGCTTTCTGGCGCCCATGTCTGCTATCTTGATTCTTACCCGCTGAATAATTACTCCATGTATGGCGCGGTGCCGCTTAAGGAAATCAAGCGAAATCTGTTGCTTTATAAAAAGGCCGGTCTATTGCACATGGTCAAGATGTTGTTACTGACCAACTGCACCTTTGATGGCGTGGTCTATAACGTCAAACGGGTAATGGAAGAGTGCCTCGCGATTAAGCCCGACCTGATTTTTCTCTGGGACGAAGCCTGGTTCGCTTTCGCCGGATTCACCCCGGCTTATCGACGCCGCACCGCGATGGTGACCGCCAAGTATTTAAGGGCAAAATATCGTAGCGATGATTACGCGCAGCAGTATGCCGAACATAAAGAGCGTATCGCCAAATTAAAAGATGCTGATCTGGTTGATGAGCCTTTGCTGCCGGATCCGGACAAAGTCAAAATTCGCGTTTATGCAACGCAATCTACGCATAAATCGCTGACCTCGTTACGCCAGGGCTCGATGATCCATGTCGCTGACCAGGAATTTAATCACAAGGTGCAGGAACCGTTTAACGAGGCTTTCATGACCCACACCTCGACCTCGCCGAATTACCAGATCCTGGCCTCGCTCGATATTGGTCGGCGCCAGGTCGAACTTGAGGGATTCGAAATGGTACAAAAACAAATCGAGTTGGCGATGGCAATCCGCGAACGCGTCGTGTCGCATCCATTATTGAGTCGCTATTTTCGATTTTTAAACGCCAAAGACATGATCCCGGAAGAATACCGACCATCCGGTATTGATTGTTATTTCGATAAGGAAAAAGGCTGGCGCAACACACGCATGGAAGAGGCCTGGGCTATCGATGAATTTGTCATCGATTTGTCACGCTTGACGCTTTACATCGGTAAGACGGGTGTCGACGGCGATACCTTCAAAAACGAGTACTTGATGGATAAATACGGCATCCAGATCAACAAGACCTCGCGTAACACCGTACTGTTCATGACCAATATCGGTACTACTCGTAGCTCGGTCGCGTTTTTAATCGAGGTACTGGTCAAGATTGCTACAGATCTGGAGCATGAGCGCGAAGACGCAGGCAGGGTTGAGCGCAAGTTGATCGATAATAGAGTCAAGTCGCTTTCGGAAGATTTGCCACCGTTGCCCGATTTCAGTTACTTTCATGCAGCCTTCAGCCCCGGCGCCGCAAACAAAATCAAGACAAGCGAAGGTGATATTCGTAGCGCGTTTTTTTTAGCCTACGACGATGAGAACTGTGAGTACATGACCATCGACGAGAAAACCATTGGCGTTGCTATGAAGTCCGGCCGTGAGTTAGTGTCTGCCAGCTTCGTAACGCCTTATCCGCCTGGTTTTCCGGTGCTGGTTCCGGGACAGGTGGTGAGCGAGGAAATACTGGCATTTATGCGTGCACTGGATGTCAAGGAAATCCATGGCTACAACGCCGAAATAGGTCTGCAACTGTTTACCGAGGAAGCGCTGGTAAAATTCCAGCAATAG
- a CDS encoding NAD-dependent succinate-semialdehyde dehydrogenase, with product MSIQLTDQALLKTKAYINGQWVDADNSETVPVTNPANGEVIAEVAKCSTAETRRAIEAAGAAFPEWSKRTAKERAACLRKWFNLMMEAQEDLAMIMTVEQGKPLAESRGEVAYGANYIEWFAEEAKRIYGDTIPQPSNDKRIVCIKQPVGVVACITPWNFPNAMLTRKIAPALAIGCTVVCKPANATPLSAYAFVELAERAGIPPGVINMVTGETAAIGKELTSNPTVRKLTFTGSTPVGKQLMAECAQTVKRTSMELGGNAPFIVFDDADLDAAVAGALISKYRNAGQTCVCANRIMVQASCYDAFADKLATAVSGLKMGDGTEEGVTVGPLITEQAANDMEAFVADAVSKGANMVVGGNRSELGTHFFEPTILTNVNGEMRVFREEIFGPIAPLYKFDTEDEAIQIANDTEFGLACYFYARDIGRIWRVAESLEYGIVGINEGIISNEMAPFGGVKESGQGREGSKYGLDDYTEIKYLCMGGIDK from the coding sequence ATGAGTATTCAACTAACGGACCAGGCACTGCTTAAAACAAAAGCCTATATCAATGGCCAATGGGTGGACGCTGACAACAGCGAAACCGTGCCGGTGACCAATCCTGCCAATGGTGAAGTTATCGCTGAAGTTGCGAAATGCAGCACCGCGGAAACCCGCCGCGCGATCGAAGCAGCCGGCGCCGCGTTTCCCGAATGGAGCAAAAGGACTGCTAAAGAGCGCGCCGCCTGTTTGCGCAAGTGGTTCAACCTGATGATGGAAGCACAGGAAGACCTGGCGATGATCATGACTGTCGAACAGGGTAAGCCGTTGGCCGAGTCGCGCGGTGAAGTCGCCTACGGTGCCAACTATATCGAATGGTTTGCCGAGGAAGCCAAGCGCATCTACGGCGACACCATCCCGCAGCCTTCCAATGACAAGCGCATCGTCTGTATCAAGCAACCCGTGGGTGTCGTCGCCTGTATTACACCGTGGAATTTTCCCAACGCCATGCTGACGCGCAAAATTGCGCCGGCGCTTGCGATCGGCTGCACTGTGGTCTGTAAACCTGCCAACGCAACCCCGTTATCCGCCTACGCGTTCGTCGAACTGGCCGAGCGTGCCGGTATTCCGCCGGGCGTCATCAATATGGTCACCGGTGAAACCGCTGCCATCGGCAAGGAACTGACATCCAATCCAACCGTGCGCAAGTTGACCTTTACCGGATCTACCCCGGTTGGCAAGCAACTGATGGCCGAATGTGCACAGACGGTAAAACGTACCTCGATGGAACTCGGTGGTAACGCGCCTTTCATCGTCTTCGACGATGCCGATCTTGACGCAGCCGTCGCCGGTGCACTGATCAGCAAGTATCGCAACGCCGGGCAAACCTGCGTTTGCGCCAACCGTATCATGGTTCAAGCCAGCTGCTATGACGCCTTTGCCGACAAACTGGCAACTGCCGTCAGCGGCCTCAAGATGGGTGACGGCACCGAGGAAGGTGTTACGGTTGGACCCCTGATCACCGAACAGGCCGCAAACGATATGGAAGCTTTTGTCGCTGACGCGGTCAGCAAGGGCGCAAACATGGTGGTCGGTGGTAACCGTTCCGAGCTCGGGACCCATTTCTTCGAACCCACCATTTTGACCAACGTCAATGGCGAAATGCGGGTATTCCGTGAAGAAATCTTCGGGCCGATCGCACCCCTGTACAAGTTCGACACCGAGGATGAAGCCATCCAGATAGCGAACGATACCGAGTTCGGCCTCGCCTGTTATTTTTATGCGCGCGATATCGGGCGCATCTGGCGGGTTGCCGAAAGCCTCGAATACGGCATCGTCGGTATCAACGAAGGCATCATCTCCAATGAAATGGCGCCGTTTGGGGGTGTCAAGGAATCCGGACAAGGCCGCGAAGGCTCGAAGTACGGTCTCGATGATTATACCGAGATCAAGTACCTGTGCATGGGAGGAATCGACAAATGA
- the gabT gene encoding 4-aminobutyrate--2-oxoglutarate transaminase, whose amino-acid sequence MSNPKLKVTEFAGLSNKEWQTRKEDAVARGQGNIAPVYVERAQGSELWDVEGNRYIDFGTGIAVCSAGHCHPKITAAVAEQLDRFSHTCVMVTPYDSSVRLAEKLNELAPGPSKKKSIFVTTGAEAIENAVKIARAHTGRRGVIAFNGGFHGRTMLAMGLTGKITPYKNLFGPFPAEIYHAPFPIEYHGVSVADALKGVDNLFQADIAASDVAAIIVEPVQGEGGFYPAPVEFLQALRALCDEHGIVLVVDEIQTGFARTGKMFCSEYADIEADLMTVAKGMANGFPIAAVVGKTDIMDAPLPGGLGGTYAGSPLGCVAGLAMIDVIEEENLVDSASHVSKIFASRLEALQAKFPANIGHLRTSHGAMMAMELVKNGDAEQPDPDLTKALIGAAYENGLALLSCGARGNVIRFLPALNISDTLINEGMDILASCLDDLV is encoded by the coding sequence ATGAGTAACCCAAAACTGAAAGTGACCGAATTTGCAGGTCTTTCCAACAAAGAGTGGCAAACTCGTAAAGAAGATGCCGTGGCCCGCGGTCAGGGAAATATCGCGCCGGTTTATGTCGAACGTGCGCAGGGTTCGGAATTGTGGGACGTGGAGGGCAACCGCTACATCGATTTCGGTACCGGTATCGCCGTTTGTTCGGCAGGTCATTGCCATCCGAAAATCACTGCAGCGGTGGCCGAGCAGCTCGACAGGTTCAGCCATACCTGCGTCATGGTCACTCCCTACGACAGCTCGGTACGCCTGGCCGAAAAACTGAATGAACTGGCGCCCGGGCCGAGCAAGAAAAAGTCAATTTTCGTCACCACCGGTGCCGAGGCGATCGAAAATGCAGTCAAGATCGCGCGCGCGCATACCGGACGACGCGGCGTGATCGCCTTTAACGGCGGCTTTCACGGCAGAACCATGCTCGCGATGGGGTTGACCGGCAAGATTACTCCTTATAAAAATCTGTTCGGTCCGTTTCCGGCAGAGATTTACCACGCTCCGTTCCCGATCGAGTATCACGGCGTCTCGGTGGCTGACGCACTCAAAGGAGTTGATAACCTGTTCCAGGCCGATATCGCAGCCAGTGATGTCGCCGCGATCATCGTCGAGCCGGTGCAGGGTGAAGGTGGCTTTTACCCGGCGCCAGTGGAATTTTTACAGGCGCTGCGAGCACTTTGTGATGAGCATGGAATCGTTTTGGTCGTCGATGAAATCCAGACCGGCTTCGCACGCACCGGCAAGATGTTCTGTAGCGAATATGCCGATATCGAGGCCGACCTGATGACGGTGGCCAAGGGCATGGCCAATGGTTTTCCGATTGCCGCGGTTGTCGGTAAAACCGACATCATGGACGCGCCACTACCCGGCGGTCTCGGCGGCACTTATGCCGGTTCACCACTTGGCTGTGTCGCAGGGTTGGCGATGATTGACGTAATCGAAGAAGAAAACCTGGTCGACTCTGCGAGCCACGTAAGCAAGATATTTGCCAGTCGCCTCGAAGCCTTGCAGGCGAAATTCCCGGCAAACATCGGCCACCTGCGCACCAGTCACGGCGCGATGATGGCAATGGAGCTGGTCAAGAACGGCGATGCCGAGCAACCGGACCCGGACCTGACCAAAGCATTAATCGGTGCTGCCTATGAAAATGGTCTGGCACTGCTCAGTTGTGGCGCACGCGGTAACGTCATTCGCTTCCTGCCCGCGCTGAACATCAGCGACACACTGATCAACGAGGGTATGGATATCCTCGCAAGCTGCCTCGACGATCTGGTCTAA
- the gloA gene encoding lactoylglutathione lyase — MSDQKPDFRLDHTMIRVFDQEKTLDFYTRILGMKILRQNEYPDGRFTNTFVGYQGEDEGTTIEMTYNWDQTEPYDFGNAWGHFALKVSDVYATAEYLKSESVEFVREPGPMNAGTRIIAFFKDPNGYVIELNEPLGNS, encoded by the coding sequence ATGAGCGATCAAAAACCCGATTTCCGACTCGATCACACTATGATCCGCGTATTCGACCAGGAAAAGACCCTGGATTTTTACACCCGCATCCTGGGTATGAAGATACTGCGTCAGAACGAGTATCCAGACGGCCGCTTTACGAATACCTTTGTCGGTTACCAGGGTGAGGACGAGGGTACGACGATCGAAATGACCTACAACTGGGATCAGACGGAACCTTATGATTTCGGCAATGCCTGGGGGCATTTTGCGCTCAAGGTATCCGATGTCTATGCGACCGCAGAGTATCTAAAGTCAGAAAGTGTTGAATTTGTGCGCGAGCCCGGCCCGATGAACGCGGGCACACGCATCATCGCATTCTTCAAGGATCCAAACGGCTACGTTATCGAACTTAACGAACCGCTCGGAAACTCTTAA
- a CDS encoding aromatic ring-hydroxylating dioxygenase subunit alpha, giving the protein MLTQSLFRDFDAVESVPCGLPALAYTSDEFLQLENQHLFAKHWVFAGFSHDLQNTGDTKPIQIAGLPVFLLRDSKGGIRAFHNVCRHRNLKLIDGDGNCGKLIRCPYHSWSYDLCGNLINAPYFGGGAQQQPENFDFTEHGLIPVHCAIWHDWIFVNLSEDPTPFEDFLAPIRKMLGGNKVEDYKPVMTIDFGEIACNWKLLMENFIEPYHVQFVHQTTTNQPLQDHRTFIEAHCVGSVVELNAEQQARANLSALGVTSHYLTLFPSFILGTYQPDQLGVYLHQPIDAGHTRQRRVIYTHKDANYSDAEIQQLRDLWHRVHLEDHAMCMRMQQGRQSSLAADGGVLSPYWENSVRRFQEMIADAIRPAL; this is encoded by the coding sequence ATGCTGACTCAGTCATTATTTCGCGATTTTGATGCGGTTGAATCGGTACCCTGTGGTTTACCGGCGCTTGCCTATACCAGCGATGAATTTCTGCAGCTCGAAAATCAGCATCTGTTTGCCAAACACTGGGTGTTCGCCGGTTTTTCACATGACCTGCAAAATACGGGTGACACAAAACCCATCCAGATAGCCGGACTGCCGGTTTTCCTGTTGCGCGATTCCAAGGGTGGAATTCGGGCTTTTCACAATGTTTGCCGACATCGCAACCTGAAACTAATCGATGGTGATGGCAACTGCGGCAAACTGATCCGCTGCCCTTACCACAGCTGGAGTTACGATCTGTGCGGTAACCTCATAAATGCCCCCTATTTTGGTGGTGGCGCACAGCAGCAGCCCGAAAATTTCGATTTTACCGAGCATGGCTTGATACCGGTACATTGCGCAATTTGGCATGACTGGATTTTTGTCAACCTGTCCGAAGATCCAACTCCATTCGAGGATTTCCTTGCACCGATCAGGAAAATGCTCGGCGGCAATAAGGTCGAAGACTATAAACCGGTTATGACCATCGATTTTGGTGAAATTGCCTGTAACTGGAAGCTGTTGATGGAAAATTTCATCGAGCCTTACCACGTGCAATTCGTACACCAGACCACGACCAATCAGCCGTTGCAGGATCATCGCACTTTTATCGAGGCGCACTGCGTCGGTAGCGTGGTGGAGCTCAACGCCGAACAACAGGCCAGAGCAAACTTGAGCGCACTCGGCGTGACATCGCACTACCTGACGTTGTTTCCGAGTTTCATCCTTGGCACCTATCAACCCGACCAGCTTGGTGTGTACCTGCACCAGCCGATTGACGCCGGCCATACACGCCAGCGCCGGGTTATTTACACCCACAAGGACGCGAACTATAGTGACGCCGAAATTCAGCAGTTAAGGGATTTGTGGCATAGAGTTCATCTCGAAGATCATGCAATGTGCATGCGTATGCAACAGGGGCGGCAATCGTCGCTTGCCGCCGACGGCGGGGTATTATCACCCTACTGGGAAAACAGCGTGCGCCGATTCCAGGAGATGATCGCTGACGCGATCCGACCCGCACTATAA
- a CDS encoding AsnC family transcriptional regulator, protein MASEAAVSAEPRVRGIASTEDDLNRAIIKMLQQDGRLPYKDIAKALKVSEGTIRNRVQSMKRGGALKIVALADPMAIRYQADAMIGIKVASPATPRSVAHRLSEHGEVVYVLWVSGRYDLLIEVVCETSGAFQSFLEQHCFGHEDIDQIEVMSGIEMFKNQFLLKRQAQ, encoded by the coding sequence ATGGCTTCTGAAGCTGCAGTCTCCGCTGAACCCAGGGTGCGTGGCATCGCCTCCACCGAGGATGATCTTAACCGCGCCATTATCAAGATGTTGCAACAGGATGGCCGTTTACCTTACAAGGATATCGCCAAGGCGCTCAAGGTTTCGGAAGGCACGATCCGCAACCGCGTGCAGTCGATGAAACGTGGCGGCGCACTCAAGATTGTCGCACTGGCCGACCCGATGGCAATTCGTTACCAGGCCGATGCGATGATCGGGATCAAGGTCGCAAGCCCGGCAACACCACGCAGCGTCGCTCACCGCCTCAGCGAACACGGCGAAGTCGTCTACGTACTCTGGGTTTCTGGCCGCTACGATTTACTGATCGAAGTGGTTTGCGAAACCAGTGGCGCATTTCAGTCTTTCCTGGAACAACACTGTTTCGGTCACGAAGACATCGATCAGATAGAGGTCATGAGCGGTATCGAAATGTTTAAAAACCAGTTCCTGCTGAAACGGCAGGCACAGTAA
- a CDS encoding glutamine synthetase family protein, protein MSSTYYESMEKSFPSKTRIRKEQKKLEDAGVKYILSCWIDMLGVPKTKPVPICDFEPLCLGKGPQFAVHSVSFVPELGPADSDQIPVPDLDSLVICPWDPTCAWVFADLWWEDKPYNLCPRQALKRIIRDAADQGYAMMAGIEPEFITMQWDENGKPVKAFDDDPAEGEGIRPRRQAFGYDVEYSIDAMGFLGNLIDILNDLGWQLHDVVAEGAYSQFELDFHYTNVLEMADRMVFLRVLLKEIAKKHGMFVTFMPKPTTGDWRSGAHMNTSLVRVGKPDNNLYADSKGGWSQTAYHAIGGILKHGAAITAVACSTVNSYNGLVPKVGGFEGGVYTWAPTHITYGSNNRSAMLRMPQSRFALENRAADMCMNPYLGLGMMLGATIDGVVNKIDPGKSVDEDLYVMDDKKQQKLTALPRNLLEATEQLGKSKLAKEVLGEQMLSSFLAYKVDEWERYHQVTTDWEVQEYLRLF, encoded by the coding sequence ATGAGCAGCACGTACTACGAGAGTATGGAGAAATCTTTTCCCAGCAAGACGCGTATCAGAAAAGAACAAAAAAAACTCGAGGATGCCGGCGTCAAGTACATACTATCCTGCTGGATCGATATGCTCGGCGTACCCAAGACCAAGCCTGTACCCATTTGTGACTTCGAACCGCTATGCCTCGGCAAGGGACCTCAATTCGCCGTGCACTCGGTGTCTTTCGTGCCTGAACTCGGCCCGGCTGACTCCGACCAGATCCCGGTGCCCGATCTCGACAGCCTCGTGATCTGCCCCTGGGATCCGACCTGTGCCTGGGTATTCGCCGATCTCTGGTGGGAGGACAAACCCTACAACCTGTGCCCGCGCCAGGCGCTGAAACGCATCATCCGTGATGCTGCCGACCAGGGCTACGCGATGATGGCCGGCATCGAGCCCGAATTCATTACCATGCAGTGGGATGAAAACGGGAAACCCGTTAAGGCCTTCGACGACGATCCCGCCGAAGGCGAAGGCATACGGCCGCGGCGTCAGGCTTTCGGCTACGATGTTGAATACTCGATCGACGCGATGGGTTTCCTCGGTAATTTGATCGATATTCTGAACGACCTCGGCTGGCAACTGCACGACGTTGTCGCTGAAGGTGCCTATTCGCAGTTCGAGCTCGATTTTCACTATACCAACGTACTCGAAATGGCGGATCGAATGGTTTTCCTGAGAGTTCTGCTGAAGGAAATTGCCAAGAAGCACGGCATGTTCGTTACTTTCATGCCCAAGCCGACTACCGGCGATTGGCGCTCGGGTGCACATATGAATACCTCGCTGGTCAGGGTTGGCAAGCCAGACAATAACCTCTATGCGGACAGCAAGGGCGGCTGGAGCCAAACCGCTTACCACGCCATTGGCGGTATTCTCAAACACGGCGCGGCGATTACCGCAGTAGCTTGTAGTACAGTCAATTCCTACAACGGGCTGGTGCCCAAGGTGGGTGGTTTCGAGGGTGGCGTTTACACCTGGGCGCCAACGCATATCACTTACGGCTCGAATAACCGCTCGGCGATGCTGCGCATGCCGCAAAGCCGTTTCGCACTCGAAAATCGCGCCGCCGACATGTGTATGAATCCCTACCTCGGCCTCGGTATGATGCTGGGGGCAACCATCGACGGCGTGGTCAATAAGATCGATCCGGGTAAATCGGTGGACGAAGACCTCTACGTCATGGATGATAAGAAACAGCAAAAGCTGACCGCGCTACCGCGTAACCTGCTGGAAGCAACCGAGCAACTCGGCAAGAGCAAACTGGCGAAAGAGGTGCTGGGCGAGCAGATGCTGTCATCTTTCCTCGCCTACAAGGTCGACGAATGGGAGCGTTACCACCAGGTCACTACCGACTGGGAAGTACAGGAATACCTGCGCCTGTTTTGA